The stretch of DNA GTTTTTGCGAATCGTGATTTGGCTGAGAATGAGGTTGTATTGGTTGACAAGAGCAGACTTTGGGTGAGTCTTTGCATGAACTCTGGCTCCTGCATCAGCGAACGCTGTGGAGAGTGCAAGTGGGCATTTGCTGACTTGTTGGACAGGGCTGTGCTGGTCCTGGAACAGCGGAGAGCAGCTTGGTGAACAGAGGCAGATCGTCGAATTTGTACGGCGGAACAGGTTGTCTCGATGAGCTGCATCCAAATGACGAGAGCGATGCTGTTGAGCACGACTTGCGTTGGGTAAGTACGATAATTCGCAGCTTCCACTTTCACGCTGACTCTTTCCTCAGCTCCGCGACCGCCTCGGTGCGGAAGCTCCACACACCATCCTGATGGCCCGATGCCTCCTGGCCTGTGTGCAAGACAACATCTTCAACCCTCTCGATCACACTCTCATCGCCCGCCTAACTCCCCATTACGACACCAACCTCCGCAAGATCTTCTGTCTCGACAAAGATATCTCCATCCTCAACGAAGCTCTCACTCGTTTTGGCATCGACATCTTCGCAAACCACAATTTCGATACGTGGGTTCTCTTCACCCTTGAAGCCCGCGTGGCCAACAACGCCTGGAGTGATCCACAAGCTGCATGCCTCAGCCCTCTCTTCGCTCTCATTAACCACTCCTGCGATCCGAATTTGAGTTGGCGCTCGTTGGCAGACCATCGGACGTTGATTCTGGAGACCAAGAGACCGATCAAGGCAAGTGAACAGCTCTTCATCGAGTACGATGCTTTCCAGCACTACAAGCCAGTCAAAGAGCGGAGAGCAAAGCTGAGGCTGTGGTTGAGGGAGGACTGCGTTTGTACGAGATGCGTGGAGGAGGTAAaggcggaagaagaagaaaatgcTGCTGCAATTGGGCAAGTGAATGATGTAGGAGAGAGTGGTGGGGTTGAAGTGACTCCGGGTTGGATGGATGAGAAGCCGGCTGAGTTACCTGAGGATGGAGTGAAGGAGGGGAAGTGGGAGGGATTgtggaaagagaagaagaaccgGCGGAAGGGGAAGGGTAAGGGGAGGAAGCGAAGGGGGAGGCGGGATAGCTTGTCGCCTTGAATGGCAGTTGAAAATGTCTCCTTTTGGTCTTGATAGGCATGATACTACCACTTTTTGTAAAGTGAGCAATGAAATGACTTTTGAAAATTGAGGCTTCATAGTCTGACTCTGTAACTCAATGCACGAGAGAGCCAACGGATCCACAGATCAAGCAGCGGAAGCAAGGCTCGACCTTCAGAGACAGATCTACTTTACAGGTTGTTTCCTGTACAAGATCCAAGTGAATGCCACCTGGAGTCGATATTGGGGCGAACTGAAAGTCCGTGGCTCTACGGAGACAATCATCAGAAGGACCGTGTCTCCAGCATAAGACGGTATTAAATGCTGCCTGGGTAGAAAAATTCCGGCGAGAGAGGGTTCCTTGATTCACAGAGACATGCTAGATTGCTCAGAGTATCTCCAACATAATGCTGAGCTGTGCGCTTCCTGGATTCCGGCTTTCCGGCGAGAAACAGTCCATTGATTTCCAGAGACGTCTGCAAATGGCAATACATATCCAGCATCCATACATGTTGAACGCTACCACGCCGAAAAGTTCTGGTGGAGCGTCAGCCTGTTAATATGCAGAAGCACTTCCAATTGCAACTTTTCTCCATCCCGAGATCGCTTGCAACGCCGCCAGAAGTGAGATTTCACAGAATCCATAGTCCGTGCATTTACAGAAGCATTCACAATTGGCAACCTGTGAGCTGGCTGTTCGCTAGAACTACTGCTCCATGTCTCTGACTTCTGCCTTGACTCGACGCCGACGGGTCTCCAGGCATGCCGCGTTTTACCTTAGACCACCGTAgccagctcctccaccaccgtgCCTGCTGTGGTGCGATACAACGCGACGCACTGGCTCACGGATAACGACCTTTCCGAGCTGTCAAGCTGCCTGCCTCATACTCTAGTATGAGATTGGTCCGAATACTGCCAGAGGTAGAGTTCTCTGGGGATTTGGTATCATGGATGCACAGAGACATTCGCAGGTGAGGCATTTCCACTGGAAGAACGAATTGGATACTACTAGGAGTGAAAATTTTGACGAGTTGTGAGTCTGCAGATTTGCTGGACCAATGGAAGATGGCGATA from Cercospora beticola chromosome 1, complete sequence encodes:
- a CDS encoding uncharacterized protein (antiSMASH:Cluster_4), whose amino-acid sequence is MDIPFDPSKWQPTRDYETWEKQYSESEILQLGQILASNTKEILSHPYDARTWIKRSYTLKLLRYPELAAGDGFKAAKLCRDVVGVLEGNTKPNFRLGWKMGFWMRYEEDDEAEDGGFMNGVDDDIEEYLAKSHDVDLDEEHELQAVKFATLLSEAEKMILDNLDYAPNREEGLYSSRAYPWMKEEHSGRSDKTLGEIEKELQEAHRERCGTKESLPCFSKRYAFGFGVGPNNGKDVIGVFANRDLAENEVVLVDKSRLWGCAGPGTAESSLVNRGRSSNLYGGTGCLDELHPNDESDAVEHDLRWLRDRLGAEAPHTILMARCLLACVQDNIFNPLDHTLIARLTPHYDTNLRKIFCLDKDISILNEALTRFGIDIFANHNFDTWVLFTLEARVANNAWSDPQAACLSPLFALINHSCDPNLSWRSLADHRTLILETKRPIKASEQLFIEYDAFQHYKPVKERRAKLRLWLREDCVCTRCVEEVKAEEEENAAAIGQVNDVGESGGVEVTPGWMDEKPAELPEDGVKEGKWEGLWKEKKNRRKGKGKGRKRRGRRDSLSP